Genomic DNA from Candidozyma auris chromosome 1, complete sequence:
GGGAAATCAAGATGATCAATATGAAGCGTCATTGTTCCAGTTCGAGTCGTATGTGGCTACAATGAGTTTCAAACAGGTCTTCGTCAATGGCTTTTAGGTCATACTGTCTGTTGCATGTTAGGTGGGAGAGAACAATCCAATCTTTTCACCGAGCGTGGACTTTAGCACCAAGAATTTCCTCTTTATGCAAGTTGACTGAAGCAGTTGATCTGCTACGACTCGAAATCGATGGTTGGGAGATTGTGAGAAATCCCAACATACTATGAAAGAAAGCTGATTGTTTGCTTCCATAGTTCTCCTCGTGTTCTCTAGAAAAGACTTAAAGTCAAGATTTTTGATGGACATCAAAATGGTACCCTAGAAGCATAGCCCACTTTTAAATCCCAGCGACCACCGAGATGACCCCATGAGAACACAAATATTCAACTAGTTGTCGTGGGTCGGGAAGATTGACATCGGCATTGGCAGCCTTCAGTTCCTATAATTATTATCCGAACCACTGAAGAACAATGCTCGATACTGTTATATTGCAATTCACGCAcattgagaagagatgCTTCACTGATGAATGCGCCATAATAATCTTAAAAGGTGCCCTTAGCAGCGGCGCTCTCTTAGGCCATCGTATGCCTAGGTATTTAGTGCCCTACACTCCAAAAAAGCCAGGTGACGGTGATCCCTAAAtaaaaaattaaaaattGATTCGGCATGCAATTGACTTAGTTGACAACAATAGATGGAGTAGGCGACAACCGGCAAATGCCCCTCAGGCAAGACTCTCTATTTTTTTAGCGCAGAAGCTCATGCCACGGAACCTTCGCTGAACCCTCGTAAAACCATATACCCGCCATGCGTTTGTGGCGATACTACCGAATCAGGTCTCAAGCATACGTTTCAATTTTCCAACTTTCAACCCTGAATCTGCTCGTTCTCGATCTAGAATCCTCGGTGATACTGCCTTATCTGGGGCACATTCGCCCGCCGCGTGTGGAGGAGTGGGGTGGGGGGGAGCCATCGATCCCACatttaaaaaaaaatgcaagtACATCGTGACTTGAATAGCCACATCATGGACAATTGCCCACATTGAGCCACCCTAAAAACTTTTATCTAAAATTTCAGTTCTTCgacccaaaaaaaaacctctcACTATACCAAAAATGTGGACTTTGGGGGTCCGCAGCAACCGAGCCCCGGATGCAGGATGGAAGGATCCCTCGCTACCTACACGCTATCACCATGAGTATGAAAAGCGGCTCAATTGAACTCGAATAACTtactctttttttttttattttccAAGAAAAAATACAGTTCAGTATGGCCGACGTTCTTGGACTGCTTACTGCAGAAGAGCGCCGATTATacgaaaacaaaaagagaatcaaGTACCACAAAAGATGGGGCACCTACCTCAGTGAGAGAGAATGGGCCACCGTCAGAGAAGACTACTCGGCGTCAGGACTGGCGTGGGACGATTTTTCGTTTGACACCTCCCGCTCAAGAACTTACCGCTGGGGCGAAGACGGCCTTTGTGGGTTTTGCGACACGAGACAATTGGCGTGCTTGCTGTTAGCGCTTTGGAACGAGAAGGATGATATTCTCAAGGAAAAGCTTTTCGGGGTGACGAATTCTCAGGGAAACCACGGCGAGGACGTGAAGGAACTCTATTGGTATTTGGACAACACCCCTACTCATTCGTACTCTAAGATGTTGTACAAGTATCCTCATGCCAAATTTCCTTATCAGcagttggtggaggagaatggaaaaagaagcagattAGAGCATGAGTACGAGATCACTGATACTGGCATCTTTGACGAAGGCAGATACTTTGATGTGGTGTACGAGCTGGCCAAGGGCGACACGGATCCCGAGGAATTGTACTTCAGGATCACTGCCTACAACAGGGGTCCCGACGCTGCTCCTTTGCACCTCTTGCCTCACTTGGTGTTGCGTAATTACTGGGCCTGGGGCACAGAGGAGTCGGGCTACGGAAAGCCTTCGTTGCGTAAAATCGACAACTACACCATTGAGCTCGAGCACCCCAAGTTCGGTAAGCGGTACTTGGTGTTTGCCCCGGCTCCCGGCTTGACGGAGAACTCTCCTGATGTGGAGCCTCAGTTGCTCTTCACTGAAAACGAGACCAACAACGAGCGTCTTTACAATTCCCCTAACAGGGCTAAGTTCGTCAAGGATGCTTTCCATGACTATGTGGTGCacaatgatgaagaggctGTAAACCCAGAAAACGTGGGCACCAAGGCATGTGCCAAgttctccttcaacgagaATGGCGGTGTCCCTGCTGGCGACTATGTGACTATCCGTTACAGACTCACCAAGAGCCGTGGAGAGATCGACGAGGTCGAGTTTGATAATgtctttgaaagaagacagGATGAGGCCGACGCTTTTTACTGGAAGGTGTCCCCCTTACCCATCACCGACGATTTgagacaagttcaaagaCAGGCCTTCGCTGGGTTGTTGTGGACCAAGCAATTCTACCATTTTGTCCACAACTACTGGTCCAGTGGTGATCCTAGTCAGCCTCCTCCGCCTGAAAACAGAGCCAATGGTCGTAACCAGGAATGGAAGCACTTGTACATTGACGACATTCTCTCTTTGCCGGACAAATGGGAGTATCCTTTCTTTGCTGCCTGGGATTTGGCTTTTCACTGTATTCCTTTTGCCATGATCGATCCCgagttctccaagaagcagcttgagcttttgaCCAGAGAGTGGTATATGCACCCTAATGGCCAATTGCCTGCCTACGAGTGGAACTTCAGTGATGTGAACCCTCCAGTCCATGCATGGGCCACTTACAGAGTATTCAAGATCGAAAGAAAGATGTACGGCACCGAAGACTTAGACTTCTTGGAAGGAGTGTTCCAGAAATTGTTGCTCAACTTCACGTGGTGGGTCAACCGTAAGGACTCGAATGGTAATAATCTTTTCGAAGGGGGTTTCTTGGGTCTTGACAACATTGGTGTTTTCAACAGATCGGAGCCATTGCCCACTGGTGGTACTTTGCAGCAGTCGGACTCCACAGGATGGATGGCGTTCTATTGTTTGCAGATGTTGAACATCGCTTTggaattggccaagtcgAGGCCAGTCTATGAGAGTATCGCCTCCAAATTTTTTGAGCATTTCTTGTTGATTGCTGACGCCATGTCCTACAGAGGTGCGACACAGGGCGACAGCCATGCCACTGAACAATCCTTGTGGGATGACAACGACAAGTTTTACTACGATGCCATTCACTTCGATGATCATACTTTGTCCTTGCCTGTGAGATCTTTGGTTGGTTTGATTCCTTTGTACGCCTCGTTGACGTTGGAGCCAGAGTTGTTAAAAAGATTCCCAtccttcaagaaaagaCTAGACTGGTTTGTCGAGAACAGACGTGCCATTGCTGAGAGGAATATTGCCTCGATGACTCACCGCGGTGTGGGCGAGAGattgttgttgtctttGGTCAACAAGGACAGGTTAGTTGCCATCTTGGAAAGAATGTTGGATGAGGACGAGTTTTTGTCCGAATTTGGTATTCGATCCCTTTCCAAGTATCACGAGAAACACCCCTATGAGTTGGACGTCCATGGACAAAAGTACGTCGTCCAGTATTTGCCTGGTGAATCTGACTCTGGTATGTTCGGTGGAAACTCTAATTGGAGGGGCCCCATTTGGTTCCCTGTCAATTTCCTCTTGGTTGAGTCGTTACAGAGATTCTATCTCTACTACGGCTCTGAGTTGAAGGTGGAATGTCCGAAGGGCTCCGGTGAATACTTAAATTTGGCACAATGTGCGCAAGAGATACAGCACCGCTTGATGCACTTGTTCCTTCCTGACAAAGACGGAAATCGTGCCTGCAATGGGGGCAATGAGTTGATGGACAAAGATCCGCATTTCAACGAGTATGTTCCATTTTTCGAGTACTTCGACGGTGACACTGGTCGCGGTTTGGGTGCCTCGCATCAATGTGGTTGGACAGCTGTTGTTGCCAAGTGGATCCACGACAATGGTGCTACTTGCAGAGTCCCCAAGACACCAAGAACTCCAGCCAATGAAAGAAGAACCTCGATCCACTCGTTCGATCTGgaagagaacaaggagcATACTAGCGATGATTTGATCGAGAAGTTTGCACCCAAGGCGGGACCTTTCCCATCGAGACTtgtcagaagaagatccgGTAAGTCACTTCTCAACATGACGATCAACTCATTGGACTTTGGAGACGAcgaggaggccaaggaTGTTCCCACGTTAGACAGCGGTTTGAAGAACGTGACTGCCGAGTTGGACGAGTACGGCTTGACGCCATCGGTGTCGAGATCGTCTGTTGACTCGCGTTTCGACGATACCTTGGTGAACCAGATTAAGGCAGCgttcaacaagtacaagaaCCGCACggacgaggaggagggCGAGGAGTTTGAGACTCGTCACTAGAGATCAGCAGACTTAAATGGAGACGATATAAGAAAAAGAACagaaaaataaagaatTTACATAAATACATATACGCCCAATTATGATGAAGCCCAGAAGGAGGATTGTCtggaaatggctgcaaatgggtCTTGATGGTATCACGTGCATAACCTGCGCGTGACTAGTGATCACCTTTTAGGGGCCAGCAAACTGGTCCATCAACAAGCACCTTTATCCAGCCCAATGTCagatctttttgaaacgTACGAACTGGACTTCCAGCTTGCTCTTCAGGAAGCAAAGGCCAAAATCGCCAGTGCCCAGCTGAACGGCTCCAGCCTGCGCAAAGACGCTCTTCAAGCAATCGAGCATGCCACAGACGAAGCTCTAGAAATCTTGGACCAAATGAACCTCGAGATCCAAAGCATGCCTGCCAACCAGAGGCTGAGCTACAACGCCAAAGTAAGACAATATCGCAACGAGGTGGACGCCAACAAAcaaaagttgaaggagctattggatgaggaagacCGTCAGCAACTTTTTGGTAGCAGGTACACAGACAACGAGGAAGAGGGATCGCAAAGAAAGCAATTGCTTAGCAACAACGCATCGCTAGAAAGGCTGTCGGAGCGTCTTAGAGAATCGCAGCGTGTGGCGTTGGAGACAGAGGGAATTGGGGGCAACATCATAAATGACTTGAGGGCCCAAAGAGAGCAGATCACCAACGCAAGAAACACGTTGCTGTCTGCGGACAACTATGTAGATCGGTCAGTGCAGACTTTGAAGCTGATGAGCCGGCGTCTTGTGGCAAACAAGTTCATTTCTTACGCAATAATTGCAGTGTTGATTATCTTAATATTCTTGGTGCTCGCCAGCAAATTTTCGTGAGCTACCAGAAGCTTGCCTGATTGGACTCGTTGGCAATTCTTGAGGCTTTTCAAATCCATCTTAAATCATTGTTCGGTGGTATTTATGCCAGAAGATGTCACATTGGACATATACGCCAAGGGCAAGGTCAAAGTTTCATGTATGAAACGTAATATAATGACGGAAGGGTACAGTTTAATATCAACTTCGAGATGTCTTGATGCGAGGTTGCCTCTAGGTAGCTCTCTGAGGTCGTACAtagctccttgatgaaggtggGAGTTTCAATATAGTCAATCTAGATAAGAAGTATAAGCTGTAGCTACCGTTGAGGAGGTGAGGCGATACGGTTGCAGTTCACTGATCACTGATGACGCCGTGACTTGGATTTAAGATCATCGATTCCATTTGGTGCACTATCTTCTCACATTTGCAACATGTCGCAGTTGTTTCAATGTGGCTACGTATGTAGCGGTACCTAATTCTCAGATCAAAAACGCAAAGAAGCGTCAGAAAAATCGAAATCCACCAAATAAAACCAAAATACACTTAGTTCAGCATTTTCAGTACCCGATTTACAAATTTAACCTATTTTCGTGTATTCATCCGTTTCGGCGCCCTCGGGTCCTTATCTGACTCCGATCGTCGCTTTCTTCTCCCTGTACACATACAAAACCCCTTGTatttaaaaaaaaagtcacaCAAACCACAAGATTTGACTAAAGCACATCGTCTTCGCTAAATTTTCAACATAATTccactctcttcttccgtCGTCTCCCCCATTCACCAGtctcttcatcactttTCCTGCACATAGTGCTCTCTCTCTCGGCCCGCTTACTATTCTCTCGATTCTTATATGTTGAatttttcctccttcaccatcaccttctCCCCATCGTTTTCGGAGCAAAACAACATGTTCTCTTTCACCAGGACGACCTTGCGTGGGGCACTTGTACCTAGAATAGCCCCGCGTGTGCCCCTCCCCCGCTATGCCCTTGCAAGGCCCTTGTCGTCATCGCTCCCCAGACTCCATGGTCATATCCATAAGCCGAACCCTGGAGAAGAGCTCCATGTCAccttcatcaccaaagaTGGGTCGCAACAAACTTTCGAGGTTGCTGAAGGCGACAATCTTTTGGACATTGCTCAGGCTTATGGGCTTGATATGGAAGGTGCTTGTGGTGGGTCTTGTGCATGTTCTACTTGCCATGTCATAGTAGACCCAGACTTTTACGATGAAATTCCTGAGcctgatgatgacgaaaaCGATATGTTGGATTTGGCGTTTGGTCTCACAGAGACCTCGAGGCTCGGGTGCCAGGTGAAGATGACTAAAGAGTTGGACGGCCTCAGAGTGGCCTTGCCAGCAATGACGAGAAACTTGCAGTCGAAGGATTTTAATTAGATATAAATTTCGGTTGATTTGGAAGGATTAAGTGGCAAAAGTTGAGGCTTATATTCCTCATTTCAGCCTTCTTCGGCTACGGCGATGGGATGAGTCACTGCTCATCTCCACATGGTGATCCATGAAGATCTGACAGTTTATGGACAAtcgaaaaagaatgaagGCATCCAGCTATCCAAGGCTCCTTCAGCAAATTGGGAGTTTCGTGAGACCCTCAGTGTGTCAGAGATGAGGTGAAACGGCATTCAGAACGcaccatcaaaatcatGGTTTTCTACAGACAGTTTATGATAGAGGGCAGCATTTTCTCACTTGGCGACCAGACACTCACAGGAAGATTTGGCCTGAAACCCTTTTAAATGCGATTATCACGGAAACATGCTAAACATACATTGCCCGAGCCGTTCTTGTTACTAGCATACGGACCTTCGGTCCCCTTGTATATACAATAGCTTAatcaatgagctcatcaTAGATGAATCGAACTGTTCAGTTTCGTTGCCGAAAATTTCGACAAAGGAGTCTTCAATGGCGGCAACTCAGATGGCGAGTTCCACACGTAGTGTTAATAAAGTTTTTATTACGACAAGGATCGAACAAAGCAGAAAGCCTTGGTGTTTTCTCAATCCAAACGTACACAGAATATTGTTACGCCTAGTTGACTCTCCAATTTGAGTTTTGATTGTCTCGAAATAACCAATACTCAATCGATGCGTCAGCGTCATCATCTTTTTATTaatttttcatctttcGTCATTTTTCAGAGCGTCCTTCAAATTCTGgccatttttttgcaaccacctACTTGTCTCTGCAGTACTCTCACCATCAACATACCGCCTCCAGTCTGCAGTGCCCATGTTTACCTCTCGATAGAGACTTCATAACATTACGCATAAAGCCAAATCAGCTCTTAGAAAAAGCACCCAAAACAACCCAAGTAACAATCACATCTACCGATTCACCTTTAGTTTCACCCTCGTTTCACATTTGTGTCAGGTCAACTTGAAACATGACTCCAGAAAAGCGTCGTAAGGTGCTCAGCGATATAGGCAATTTTGAACTGCCGCCTCCTCGCCGAAAGTCTCTAGGTTTCGACATTGCAAGCGTAGGGCTTGAAGAAATGCActcaaactcctcagaCTCAAACATTCCGGATCCCCCGCCTTCAAGACTGCTGTCGATCAACTCTCTAGCAGGCATGCACCTGAAGTCCTCGAACATCCCCGTAAtcaacaagcaaaagagTTACCGATCGCTAGTTGCCGTCAAGGAGAACCTAGATGCAAAGTCAAAGCTACCTTCGAACTTGCAGCTGTGGAAGAATATGCCCAGGGAAATATTCAAGCCGGAGGTGGATGTGGAGTCTTTGCAAAATGATAAGCTAATGCTCGACAGAGAGCTTAAATCGGCTCAGGCATTGCTAGAACAACTAGATACAGAATATGACGAGAAAAGAAGGCTATATCGGATTCTAGAGAATCAGAGTTCGGATTTACGATTCAGGCTCCGGCACTTGGAGGCTAAGTTTGAGCTGAAGGGGAATTCCATCACGCAAAAAATTCTGCACGAGGAACTGATAGCAGAATTagagctcaaggagttggagaacAAGCTCGACGATGAGTTCAGCCAGCAGCAGTTTCAGTTGCGCAACGAAGTAATGGATTCCGGCAACTTTGAAGACACCCAGGCGCTTCTGGAGCTTGAGCGcttgaagaatgagaaaATAGAATTGGAAAAGCAGATGGAGGAAGTCGTATTGGAGAGGGATGAGGCCATCAGAAGGGAAATCGAGACAAACAAGTTTGAAGTAAGCAAACTTaacgaaaagaaggaggagttAACGAGGGATATCAAACGCAATAACGAAAGTTTGGAGTCGAAATTGCAGCGATTGCAAACAAAGTTGCAAGGAGTATTGCTGGAAAAGCAGAAGGAGGAGGCTCAGTTGACAGCACTTCAGaccaaaatcaacgacTTTAAAGCATCGACCGATGATACAGGGGTCGTTACTGAGAAACTCGAGGCCGATCTTCGTCAAAAGCAGGCTGAGATAGATAATCTCAAGAACGAAGCAAATCTCTATCATCAGCAGCTTGAAAGTCAACGACAGAAGTATGAAGAGGCGAAACGAAAATTCGAAAACTACCTCTCTGTGCA
This window encodes:
- the VTI1 gene encoding v-SNARE protein VTI1, which gives rise to MSDLFETYESDFQLALQEAKAKIASAQSNGSSSRKDALQAIEHATDEALEILDQMNLEIQSMPANQRSSYNAKVRQYRNEVDANKQKLKELLDEEDRQQLFGSRYTDNEEEGSQRKQLLSNNASLERSSERLRESQRVALETEGIGGNIINDLRAQREQITNARNTLSSADNYVDRSVQTLKSMSRRLVANKFISYAIIAVLIILIFLVLASKFS
- the YAH1 gene encoding adrenodoxin; translated protein: MFSFTRTTLRGALVPRIAPRVPLPRYALARPLSSSLPRLHGHIHKPNPGEELHVTFITKDGSQQTFEVAEGDNLLDIAQAYGLDMEGACGGSCACSTCHVIVDPDFYDEIPEPDDDENDMLDLAFGLTETSRLGCQVKMTKELDGLRVALPAMTRNLQSKDFN
- the USO5 gene encoding Uso5p, with product MTPEKRRKVLSDIGNFESPPPRRKSLGFDIASVGLEEMHSNSSDSNIPDPPPSRSSSINSLAGMHSKSSNIPVINKQKSYRSLVAVKENLDAKSKLPSNLQSWKNMPREIFKPEVDVESLQNDKLMLDRELKSAQALLEQLDTEYDEKRRLYRILENQSSDLRFRLRHLEAKFESKGNSITQKISHEESIAELELKELENKLDDEFSQQQFQLRNEVMDSGNFEDTQALSELERLKNEKIELEKQMEEVVLERDEAIRREIETNKFEVSKLNEKKEELTRDIKRNNESLESKLQRLQTKLQGVLSEKQKEEAQLTALQTKINDFKASTDDTGVVTEKLEADLRQKQAEIDNLKNEANLYHQQLESQRQKYEEAKRKFENYLSVHRVLEDAIMCFSTSPRTFVKLTTNSNVTIQDENILHFEGRSYQFSKILLQNEDQVCLRWEPFVQRTLSHDNASIIFAGSEKQDMCSRLLEVFRFLSAGMQKRNGKGWSYKFYLQGVCISESIETDLFKSSIKSMLHFENEKLVDVAGQRMHITNPSDIEHVSDNFQSQPGALTCFFFLIQAVNEKANKSSTNQLVLVDLTNMSLELQTQTISLQSIVPAQNKLLSHLKKHTRNLFFCEVGEMCKDTLNLLGKLSAL